One window of the Pseudarthrobacter sp. ATCC 49987 genome contains the following:
- a CDS encoding PspA/IM30 family protein, with amino-acid sequence MKQSIFGRMAQLAKANINSLLDQAEDPQKMLDQMVRDYTNNIAEAESAVAQTIGNLRMLQDDYNEDIKNAQDWGKKALAASRKADEYRAKGDTVDAEKFDNLAKVALQRQMSAENEAKSAEPSIASQTEVVDKLKHGLDQMKGKLNELTSKRNELVARSKTAAAQTQVHDALKSIDFMDPTSEVGRFEEKIRREEAKVRGQQELAASSLDAQFNSLEDLGEQTEIEARLAALKSGGSPAAIGAGEGRPAGSTVDEADFDKL; translated from the coding sequence ATGAAGCAGTCCATTTTCGGCCGCATGGCGCAGCTGGCGAAGGCCAACATCAATTCCCTGCTGGACCAGGCCGAGGACCCGCAGAAGATGCTGGACCAGATGGTCCGGGACTACACCAACAACATCGCCGAGGCCGAGTCCGCCGTCGCCCAGACCATCGGCAACCTGCGGATGCTCCAGGACGACTACAACGAGGACATCAAGAACGCCCAGGACTGGGGCAAGAAGGCCCTGGCCGCGTCCCGCAAGGCTGATGAGTACCGTGCCAAGGGCGACACCGTCGACGCCGAGAAGTTCGACAACCTCGCCAAGGTGGCGCTGCAGCGCCAGATGTCCGCGGAAAACGAGGCAAAGTCCGCCGAGCCGAGCATCGCATCCCAGACCGAGGTTGTTGACAAGCTCAAGCATGGCCTGGACCAGATGAAGGGCAAGCTCAACGAGCTCACCAGCAAGCGCAACGAACTGGTGGCACGCTCCAAGACCGCCGCGGCACAGACCCAGGTGCACGACGCCCTGAAGAGCATCGACTTCATGGATCCCACGTCCGAGGTGGGCCGCTTCGAAGAGAAGATCCGTCGTGAAGAAGCCAAGGTCCGCGGCCAGCAGGAACTCGCCGCGTCGAGCCTCGACGCCCAGTTCAACTCGCTGGAGGACCTGGGCGAGCAGACCGAGATCGAGGCCCGGCTCGCCGCGCTGAAGTCCGGCGGCTCCCCCGCCGCGATCGGCGCTGGCGAAGGCCGCCCCGCGGGTTCCACCGTCGACGAAGCTGACTTCGACAAGCTGTAA